The Hevea brasiliensis isolate MT/VB/25A 57/8 chromosome 1, ASM3005281v1, whole genome shotgun sequence genome has a window encoding:
- the LOC110663828 gene encoding probable UDP-glucosyl transferase 73B6, translated as MTPEIWVIPFFGQGHLLPSMELCKLIASRNLKTTLIISSDLSSSIPSSFSQYPLLQVAQLPSSPPPPPPPPQPSSDPFQHHINHHSQMAQAIENLISIRSQNPDSGLLICAVVDVMMSWTGQIFNNFEIPTVGFFTSGACSAAMEYAMWKNHPEDLKTGEIRLLPGLPEDMALTELDLKTRPHRPPSPSPSAIGGAPLRPPGAPGGFPIPPGGIGPRKFGPPKPGDQPPWLEETQGSIALMINTCNILELPFMEYLANQIGKPVWGVGPLLPDQYWKSAGSIIHDHQFRANRRSNFTEDEVITWLDSKPRGSVLYVSFGTEVGPTIEEYQQIAHALEKSNRSFIWAIQLSSGRRGPPRPAGQAEAEECYFPHGLDERVGERGLIIHGWAPQLLILSHPSTGGFLSHCGWNSTTEAIGRGMPILAWPIRGDQFYNAQLIVKHLKVGYMICDDMSTMVKADVIVNGMERLLGDEEVKKRAAFLGAQFQNGFPLSSIDSLDAFSVFINRKTYLV; from the coding sequence ATGACTCCTGAAATATGGGTTATTCCATTTTTTGGGCAGGGTCATCTTCTGCCAAGCATGGAACTCTGCAAGCTCATTGCATCCAGAAATTTGAAAACCACACTTATCATTTCCTCTGATCTCTCATCCAGCATTCCCTCCTCTTTCTCTCAATATCCACTCCTCCAGGTAGCCCAATTACCCTCCTCTCCACCTCCTCCTCCTCCGCCGCCTCAGCCCTCATCTGACCCCTTTCAACATCACATTAACCATCATTCTCAGATGGCCCAAGCTATTGAAAATCTCATCTCTATCCGATCCCAAAACCCAGATTCTGGTTTACTAATTTGTGCTGTGGTTGATGTTATGATGAGTTGGACTGGTCAAATCTTCAACAATTTTGAGATTCCGACAGTTGGATTCTTCACATCTGGAGCTTGCTCGGCTGCCATGGAGTATGCCATGTGgaagaatcaccctgaagatctgAAAACTGGAGAGATCCGTTTGCTTCCTGGATTACCGGAAGATATGGCTCTTACGGAGTTAGACCTTAAAACAAGACCTCATCGACCTCCTAGTCCTTCTCCATCTGCAATAGGTGGTGCACCACTACGTCCACCTGGCGCACCCGGTGGCTTTCCAATACCACCTGGTGGTATTGGGCCACGAAAATTTGGTCCACCGAAGCCTGGCGATCAGCCACCATGGTTAGAGGAAACTCAGGGATCAATTGCGTTGATGATCAATACCTGCAATATTCTTGAGCTTCCTTTCATGGAGTATCTGGCTAATCAAATTGGAAAACCGGTTTGGGGTGTAGGTCCGCTTTTGCCCGATCAGTACTGGAAATCAGCCGGTTCAATCATTCATGATCATCAATTCCGAGCCAACCGGCGGTCCAATTTCACTGAAGACGAGGTAATCACATGGTTAGACTCGAAGCCACGTGGGTCAGTATTATACGTTTCATTTGGCACTGAAGTGGGTCCTACAATAGAAGAATATCAACAAATAGCTCATGCATTAGAAAAATCAAATCGGTCATTTATCTGGGCGATCCAACTCAGTTCAGGTCGACGCGGTCCACCAAGACCGGCCGGTCAAGCAGAAGCTGAAGAATGTTATTTCCCACATGGGTTGGATGAACGAGTTGGGGAGAGAGGTTTGATAATACATGGATGGGCACCACAATTGTTGATACTGAGCCATCCATCAACTGGTGGGTTTTTATCGCACTGTGGGTGGAATTCAACCACAGAAGCAATTGGTCGTGGGATGCCAATTTTGGCATGGCCAATAAGAGGAGACCAATTCTATAATGCCCAATTGATAGTGAAACATTTAAAAGTTGGATACATGATTTGTGATGATATGTCAACAATGGTTAAAGCGGATGTCATAGTCAACGGAATGGAGAGGCTGTTAGGAGATGAAGAAGTCAAAAAACGAGCAGCATTTCTTGGTGCTCAATTTCAGAATGGGTTTCCACTGAGTTCAATTGACTCTTTGGATGCCTTCAGCGTTTTTATTAACCGTAAGACATATCTGGTATAG